The Enterobacter huaxiensis sequence GATACCCGTCCGGGGTATCCTGCGCCTGTGCGCCAAACGTCAGTGAAAGGCTGCCGGCCACTGCAACAGCAAGTAGTGCTTTTCTCATCCCTTTATCCTCATGCGTTTTTTTGATGTCGCAATGAGTGTGACAGATTCGTGACAGTTTTCCGGGAAGCATTTCTCAAACTGATGATTAACTCGCTTACGGATGGCGTAAAACAGTTTTATAATTAAACCATACCCCCGCCGGAGACCGTATTGTGAAACGCACCCGCCTTGAAGAGAGCACCTGCCCCGTCGCCCGTTCGCTGGATATCGTGGGGGACTGGTGGTCATTGCTCATTGTTCGCGACGCGCTGCGCGGCATTAAACGCTTCGGCGAGTTTCAAAAAAGCCTCGGTATCGCCAAAAACATGCTGACCACGCGCCTGAAGCTGCTGGTGGATGAAGGCATCCTCACGCTCCGGCCTGCGTCCGACGGCAGCGCATGGCAGGAGTATGTCCTGACCGACAAAGGCCGCGCCCTGCAAACGGTGCTGGTCGCCCTGTCGCAGTGGGGCAATGAATTTTTGTTTGCCGACAGCGAATGCGGCACCGTGCTGGTTGATACCCAACAGCGCAAACCCCTGCGTAAACTGGCGCTTATCGCCGACGATGGCCGCCAGCTTTCGCCAGAAGAGATCGTGCCTAAGCTCCCCTCCTGATCGCCCCCCGCCCGGCAAAAGCAAAAAATTGCGCACAATATGGTTGCATTATAAAACCAAATGGCAGAGAGTAAATTCAGTTTCATGTTGAAACCAAATCACTCCTTTGCCTTGAGGTAACGCACGATGACTACGCAACTGACTACCGCCCTGATCACGGGCGCCTCTTCCGGAATCGGTGCCGTTTATGCCGATCGCCTTGCCGCGCGCGGCGTTAATCTGGTGCTGGTCGCCCGTCGTGAGGAAAGGCTACGGGCGCTGGCCGCCGATCTCCGCGCACGCTATGGCGTATCGGTAGAGATTCTGGTCGCCGATCTTACCGATGAAGCCGGGATCCGCGCCGTCGAACAGGAGCTGCGCAGCAATAGCGCCATTGATACGCTCATCAACAACGCCGGTACCGCGCAGATGGCCCCGTTCCTCGCGGGGGATGTTGCGCAGCATCAGGCCATTAACACCCTGAACACCACGGCGCTGATGCGGTTGACCTTCGCCATCCTGCCGCGCCTGGCGCAGAACAACCGCGGCACGCTGATCAATATCGCGTCGGTGCTTGCCCTGCACGTGCGGGCGGGCAGCGCGCTCTACAGCGCCACCAAAGCATGGGTATTGAGCTTTACCCGTGGATTACAGGAAGAGTTTGCCGACAGCAAGGTGCGCATTCAGGCCGTGCTGCCCGCCGCCACGGCGACCGAAATCTGGGGGCATTCTGGCGTGACGGTGAACGATCTGCCGGAAGGATCGGTGATGACCACCGACGATATGGTCGACGCGTCCCTGGCGGGTCTGGATCAGGGCGAGCTCATCACCATCCCGCCGATGCACGACGCCAGCCTGTGGGATCGCTACGAAGCGGCGCGCCTTGAGCTGTTTGGCAGCGCGCGCACCGGTATTCCGGCACCGCGCTACGTAAAACGGTAGCCTAACGCTCCAGCTGGTCGCCATATTCGCTCACCCAGGCGGCCAGCGGGGAGAGCGCACCCTGAAGGGTTAGCCCCAGGCCGGTTATCTGATACTCCACGCGCGGCGGGATCTCCGGATAGACCGTTCGCGTCACCAGCCCGCGCTGTTCAAACAGGCGAAGCTGTTTGGTCAACTCTTTTTGGGTGATGGGCGCGGCCGCCCTCAGCAGCTCGCCAAACCGCACGGGCGTATTGAGGATAATCAGGCGATAGAGGATCGGGATCGCCCATTTACCGGAAATCAGGTTCACAAACTGCGTCATGGGGCAGGTGTAAACCTCGGAATTTTTTTCGCATGACACGTCCAGCATTTCTGCCATAGCACACCTCTTGCCGCGTTAGTATCTATTTGGTACCTGGTTTCCTTTCGATACTAACGTTTCTATAGTGCTTTCTCCAGTGACATTTCAGGAGAACAACATGGGTCGTTTAACAGAGAAATATACGCTGATTACCGGCGGCACCAGCGGCATCGGCCTCGCTACCGCGCAGGCGTTTATAGCCGAAGGCGCGCGCGTTGCCGTTACCGGGCGTAATCCGAATACCCTTGCCGAAGCACAGCGCATTCTGGGCGATAAGGCCTGGGCGATCCCGACCGATGCGGGAGATATCACGTCGCAAAAAGCGCTGGCGGAAACTCTCGCCGCCCGCTGGCCGCGCCTGGACGCGGTGTTTCTCAACGCGGGCGACGTGACGCACGCGCCGCTGGAAGCCTGGCAGGAGGATGCCTGGAACCGCCTGATGGACATCAACCTGAAGGGACCGTTCTTTTTAATTCAGGCGCTGCTGCCGCTGCTGAATAACCCGTCGTCGGTGATCCTCTGTGGCTCCGTGAGCGCCCGCATCGGCCTGCCCACCAGCAGCGTGTATGCCGCGAGCAAGGCCGCCCTGCTGTCGCTGGCGCGCACGCTGTCGGCGGAGCTGCTGCCGCGCGGGATCCGCGTCAACGGCCTGAGCCCCGGTCCGGTGGAAACTCCGGCGTTTACGAAAACGGGATTAAGCGACGAGGCGCTTAAGGCGATGATGGCAGAGGTCATCAAGCTGGTGCCGCTCGGCAGAATGGGTTCGACGACGGAGCTGGCAAAAGCCGCGCTCTATCTGGCGTCCGACGAGTCGAGCTACACGGTAGGAACGGAGCTGCTGGTCGACGGCGGCATGGGAAGTCTGTAGTTCAAAAGGCGCTGATGCCGGTGACGATGCCGACATACAGCGCCGCCCATACGCAGGCTGAAAGCAGGCTGACGGCGTAGACCTTTGCTGCGTTCAGCCTGAGCATCCCCGCCGCCAGCGGCACGACGTAACGCAACACCGCCAGAAAGCGCGACGTAAACAGCACGAGTACGCCGTTTCTTTGCAGCTGATGCTGTACCCGTAAGAACTTATCGGCGTGCTTCGACGTGAAACGCGTGACCAGCCGGGTGTGCCCCATCAGCTGGCCGATATGGTAATTCAGCACCGAACCCGCCGTTGCCCCCATCACCACGGCAAGCCACGCCAGCGCAGGATGCATGCTCGTCTGGCTGACGGTAATGCCCGCCAGCAGCATCACCGAGGCGGGAGGCAGCACGGATGAGACAAGCACCGTGGATTTACTCAGCGCCATCACGAATAACAGCGCGAAAAGATGTGCCGGATAGAGGGCAAAATGATTCAGCAGATTATCAAGCCACGCCATTTTCCTCTCCTCCACTGATTATTTAATCCTTCATTAGAAATGAATCACCTTAAATAAACCCTCAACGCTTTATTAATAAGATTCTTCTAAACCGTTCTTAAACATTATTTAATTTTCTGAGCGGCAATATAAAATAAGCGTATTATCCCTCTCGTTTTACAACGATCTCGTTATGGCGAGGCTCCTGTACAAATACACGTTATCGCTCTGGTGGGTTCGAGAGAACCGGCACAGGGTAAAACAGGCACTGTCGAATCAAGGCTTTGTCAGTATAACTTCCCTTACGGGATACGGTGTACAGTGCTGAACCCAGGACGTGGGGATCTCCTCTTCGACATGCCCTGTCTTGCTCGCCCCTGAGAGATTTTATTATTCAAAGGGAATTCACTATGTCTTACGCTATTCACAACCAAAATCTGGCATTCAATGACAGCGCGATCGCGCAATATATGAATACCGACTTTATCGTCCTTGATATTTCATTATGCGTGGCCCTCGCGCGTGAGCAGTTTTTTGAAAAATTAAAAGACGACGATATTCCGTCGCATATTTTTATTGAAGACAATGGCCGTCTCGCGGGCATGATTGCCGTGCGCAAACTCTTGCAGACCACCGATACGCTGCAGTCCGTTAAGGCGCTGATGATTTCGGAATTTATTCAGGTTAAACCCGAAGATGAACGTGCGGACGTGGCAGGCGTGCTGGCGCACGCCGGGGCGGATGTGGTTCCCGTGGTCACGCACGGCAAGCTGGTCGGCTGCCTGACCGAGCGCGAAATCGCCCATCTGCTGGAAGATGACGTCACCGAAGATGCCCAGCTTCAGGGGGCGACGCTACCGCTGGAAAAGCCGTATCTGGAAACCAGCCCGTATAGCCTGTGGAAGAAACGCTCCGTCTGGCTGCTGCTGCTGTTTGTCGCGGAGGCTTACACCAGCTCGGTGATCCAGCATTTCGAAGAGGCGCTGGAGTCCGCCATTGCGCTGGCGTTCTTTATTCCGCTGCTGATTGGCACGGGCGGCAACAGCGGGACGCAGATCACCTCCACGCTGGTGCGCGCGATGGCGCTCGGGGAAGTCCACCTGCGCGACGTCGGGCGCGTGCTGCGCAAAGAGATGACCACCTCGCTGATGATTGCAGCCACGCTCGGAATTGCCGGGTGTATTCGCGCCTGGATGATGGGTATCGGGCTGGAAATCACGCTTATCGTCAGCCTGACGCTGGTGTGCATTACGCTGTGGAGTGCGATTGTGTCGTCCGTGATCCCGATGGTACTCAAGCGCTGCCGGATCGACCCTGCCGTGGTGTCCGCACCCTTTATCGCCACGCTGATTGACGGGACCGGGCTGATTATCTACTTCAAAATTGCCCAGTACACCCTGGGGCTGGAGTAGGCCTGCAAGCACCTCATTCACGTGATTGAGGTGCTCACTTCGCTACGCATCGCCGAGCTGATGCGCGATCTCACGCAGCTGCTGGGCAAGCGCCTGCAGGTTTTTCCCCTTCTCCCCTTTTGGCCCGGTGGACTGACGCACCACCAGACGGGCAGGTAAAATCGAGGACATGCGCTGGGCATTCTCTTCACCGCTGTCGAGAATACGGCGCACCGCCTCTTTACCCTGCAGATCTAAGTCCAGCGATACCGTCGTCAGCGCCGGGTAGAAGAACGAGCTTTCATAGGTGTCATCGTAGCCAATCACCGACTTCTCGCCCGGAATTGAAATCTGCTGCTGATGGAACGCGCTCAGCACGCCGAGCGCCATCTGGTCGTTAGCCACCAGCACGGCGGTAAACTGAGCCGTTTCCCGCAGCATTTGCAACGCTCCCGAATAACCGCTTTGCGCATCCCAGTTGCCGCGAATGATCGATGCCGGCTCCAGGCCGTAGCCCTTCAGGGTCTCGATCCAGCTTTTCAGCCTCAGCTGCGCCGACACGGAAGACGCCGGCCCCGCCAACAGGGCAATGTCGCGATGCCCCAGTTCGTAAAGATATTTGACGCTGGCGCGTGTACCGTCCGCCGGGTTAAACGAAACGTTAAACACGGAACTGTACGGGTCCACGTCGAGGAACAGGCAGACAATGTCATCGTTGTCGGTAGCTATTTTCTGCGCCGCTTCAGCCTCCAGCGGCACGTTGATGATCACTTTGCTCACCAGCTGGGATTTTAGCTCGTTGATAGAATCCTGGATGCTGTGGTTGACGTTCTCATCAATCATTGAGATCAGTACCTGGTAGCCTTCCACATTGGCATAGCGTTTCACCGCCGCCGCAACCTGCGAAGGCGCGTGCAGCGCCAGCGAAATCGTCACTAGCCCAACGGTCTGGCTCTGCTTGCCGACCAGCTGCTGAGCCAGTCGGTTGGGTACATACCGCAATAACTCTATGGATTTCTCCACCTTGCTGCGCGTGGCGTCGGATACATTGGCGGATTTATTCAGTACCCTGGACACGGTCTGATAGGAGACGCCCGCATGGCGTGCCACGTCCTCTAACGTTGCGCTTTTCGACTTCATGGTCCGGTTCCTTATGTTGTTATGCGCTGATTGTAACAGGGGTGCTGAAAAAAAACGCTTATCACCCTCTCGCCGCGGACATAACGCCATCAAAAAGTATGACGCTCACAATGCCATAATTTGTGTCAGATCTCATCACTCGTAACAAAATTGTCTATTTTATTTGCAGTTAATCACACATTTCGGATCGTGCAATTGCCAGTTAACGGGTTTAGGCATTTTATGACAGCGGATTTGTGAACGTATTACAAAACAATAAGAGGGTTACAATGAACACGACGATCCGCTCTGTATCCGTTGCGTTGGCTGCCGTGCTGGCATCTCCTTCGCTGTTTGCAGCGTCTTCAGTACCGATTGATTTTCATGGATATCTTCGCTCCGGCGTGGGCGTCTCACGGGATGGTGGGATGGAGGAGTGGCAAAAGAACAAAATTGGCCGTCTGGGTAACGAGGCCGACACCTACGGCGAGCTGGAGCTAGGCTCGGAGGTATACAAAAAGAACGACGTCAGTTTCTATCTCGACAGCATGGTGAGCATGGTCTCAGACGGCTCCAACGACAATGAAACCACCTTAGACGACGATGCCCAGTTCGGCCTGCGCCAGCTTAACCTGCAGATCAAGGGGCTGATCCCCGGGGATCCCAATGCGGTGATTTGGGGCGGTAAGCGCTACTACCAGCGCCATGACCTGCACATCATTGATACCAAATACTGGAATATTTCCGGCTCCGGTGCGGGTATCGAGAACTACACGCTTGGCCCGGGCGCAGTCTCCGTTGCGTGGATCCGCGGCGATGCCAACGACGTGGACTACCGCGTGGATGGCGACAGCGACGTTAATATCAACTACATCGACCTTCGCTATGCGGGCTGGAAGCCGTGGGCGGGCGCGTGGACGGAAGTGGGTATTGACTACGCCATGCCAAACCCGACCAACAAGCAGAAAGAGTACGGCGGGCTGTACGAAGCCGATAACGGCGTGATGGTCACCGGTGAGATCAGCCAGGATATGTTTGGCGGCTATAACAAGCTGGTGCTGCAGTACGCCAATAAAGGTCTGGCCCAGAACATGGTGTCTCAGGGTGGCGGCTGGTACGACATGTGGAACTACGTCAACGACGCCACCGGCTACCGCGTGATTAACACCGGCTTAATTCCGATTACCGACAAGTTCTCCTTCAACCACGTGTTGACCTGGGGCTCGGCGGACGACACCACGCAGTACACGGACAAATCACGCCTGGTGTCGCTGGTGGGCCGCGCGCAGTATCAGTTCACCGAATACGTGCGCTTGATTGGTGAAGTCGGCGGTTTCTACCAGCAAGATACCTACACCGACGGCTCTAAGTACAAGCAGAGCGGCGAGAAGTACACCATCGCGCTGGGGCTGGCAGACGGTCCTGATTTTATGTCGCGTCCTGAACTGCGCGTCTTTGCCTCTTACCTGAATGATTCCGAAAAAGGGCAATCCTTCGAAGATGGCACCGCGAATAATACCTGGAACTTTGGCGTGCAGGTCGAGGCCTGGTGGTAAGCTTTCATTCATAATTTGCGTTAATCGTTATTGTATCTCCAACCACTGGCAGTCTATTTTACTGCTTTGGGATAGCCATTCCTTTGGCTATCCCTTTTTTATATTTACTGATTGAAATGTTCGTCTAATAATTTCCGTAATGTATCAGACTGCCTGCCGAATATAGCGTGCACCTGCTGGCCGATAATAATCACCCCCAGCGCCCCCTCATTCTGTAACGCCTGTGAATCGACCTTATTTAAATCTTTTACCGTCACGCGCAGGCGGGTAATACAGGCTTCGACGTGCTCGATATTATCGTCGCCGCCAAATGCCGGAATTAAACGCTGGGTAATTTGACTGTCCATAATACGCCTCTCTGTTATGCAGATAAAAAAATGCCCGCTCGTAGAGCAGGCGTTTTGTGCCTTGTTACCGGGACGGTGCGGTCTGATGCCCTCACCCCACCCCTCTCCCACAGGGAGAGGGAGAAAATCAACTACGCTTTGCGCTTAAGCACCCGACAGTCCCACGCCAGCAGCACGGTATCGCCCGCCGCGGCGGCGTCGGTCATGCAGTCGGTATACCCCTGCGGCAGCGTGATGAGCTGCTGCTGGGCCGTGTAGTTCTGCACAAACACCCAGGCGGTTTCGCCATCCGTGCGCGCCGTCGCGACCACGCCCGGAGGGAAATCCCCTTCGACTGCGCGCGGCAGCGCCAGCTCGTCGATAATCCCGGCGAAGAAATCGCGCTGGAACGGCAGGTCGTTGCGCGACGCCACGTGCCACGCCTTGCCTTTGCCGAAGCGGTTGACCGTCACCGCAGGGCGACCGGCGTAGAAATCATCCCGGTAGGTTGCCAGCGCCTGCGCGGATTCAGTATGGATCAGCTCGCACAGATGCCTGACCTGATACGGCCCCTGCAGGCCCGCCGCATTGCCCGCCAGCCCCTGAACCAGGTTTCGCTCCCCCTCGCCCAGGCAGTCAATCTCTTCCGCCCAGATGCCCACAAGCTTGCGCAGCGGGCCCGGGAAACCGCCGAGGTGGCAGAGGTCGGTCTCATCAACTACCCCGCTCCAGTAGGTCGTCACCAGATGCCCGCCCGCGGCCACAAAGTCTTCCGCCCGCTCGGCGAAACCTTCGCGCACCATGTAGAGCATGGGAGCAATCACCAGCGCGTAGCGGCTCAGATCGCCGTCAGCGTCGATGACGTCGACCGCGATGCCCTTTTCCCAGAACGGACGATAGTGTTCGTTGACGGTTTTTTCGTACTCCAGCCCCATGTTGCGCGGGCCTTCGGCATCGTCCAGCGCCCAGCGGTTTTGCTGATCGAAGATAATGGCCACGCGCGCGTCGGTGCGGCACCCCACCACATCAGGCACACGCGCCAGCATCTCCCCCAGACGCGTCACTTCGCGCCCGACGCGGGTATCAAGATGCCCCACGTGATCGATAATCGCACCGTGGAATTTCTCCACCGACCCGCGACTCTTACGCCACTGGAAGTACTGCACAGAATCCGCACCGTGCGCCACCGCCTGAATAGAGGAGAGAATATGCATCCCCGGCTTTTTCAGCTTGCTGGTCGGCTGCCAGTTGGTGGTGCTCGGCGTAGACTCCATTAGCACAAAGGGTTTGCCGCCCTTCAGGCTGCGCATCATGTCGTGGTACATGGCGGTATAGCAGGCCAGCTGCGTTTCGTCTTTCTCCTTGTGCCACATCGGGTAGCTGTCCCATGAGATGAAGTCGATCGCTTTCGCCAGCTGCCAGTAGTCGTAATCGTAGAAATACTCCATGAAGTTGGTCGTCACCGGCAGTTCGGCATTGGCGGCCTTCAGCGGCGCCACCTCATGCCGGCAAAAATCGGTGACCTGCGCGGTATTGAAGCGGCGCCAGTCGAGATTCAGGCCGTGAATCGACACTTCCCCCTGCGGCGCGGGGGATTCAATCTGCGACCAGTCGGTGTAGGTGTGGCTCCAGAAGGTGCTCCACCACGCATGGTTCAGCGCGTCGAGGGTTTTGTAGCGCGCCTTAAGCCAGTCGCGGAAGCGTTCCTGGCACAGGCTGCAGTGGCATTCGCCGCCGTACTCATTGGAGATATGCCAGCCCAGCACCGCCGGATGATGCGAATAGCGCGCCGCCAGCAGGCTATTAATTTTCATCGTCTTTTCGCGATAGACCGGAGACGACATGCAGTGGTTATGGCGCCCGCCGTGCAGCGCGGGGACGCGGTTGCGCCCGACGCGCAGCACTTGCGGATATTTTTGCGACATCCATGCCGGACGCGCGCCGCTCGGCGTAGCGAGAAATATATGAATGCCCGCTGCATAGAGTTTTTCAATAATGCTGTCCAGCCAGGCAAAATCATATTCCCCTTCCTGCGGCTCCAGTTTCGCCCAGCTAAATATCCCCACCGACATGACATTACATTTCGCCTGCTGCATCATGGCGATATCTTTTTCAATAATACCGGGGTAATTCTCCCATTGCTCCGGGTTATAGTCGGCGCCATGCAATAACGCCGCGACCTTTGGACTTAAAGGCGCAAATTTATTCATATTAAAAACGTCCTGAATGGAGATAAAAACTAGTTAAATACCGTTATTGACGGCAGCACTTTACCCTGACAATCAAATAACGCCTGATTCTCGCGGGCATTACCCTCTTTCCACTCGTCATGGATATATTTCATGCCGGTTTTGGTGGCCCACGTGGTGCCCGGAACGGCTATCCAGGTCGGCTCCCAATAAAAGATGCCCTTGCCGCGACGGTCAGGCACATCAATAACGGACTGCATTAAATCGTGAATATAATCGTACTGACCCTGAACGGTGCCGGGATAGCCGCCGTCCTTTTCTTCTTTGGCCTGGAAGCTGTTCTCGGCGTTATCGCAGTTCTCCAGCGTATAGCCATAGGCCGCTTCCACCACAATCACGTCTTTGTTGTAGCGCCTGCTGATGTCATCCATGTTGGTCTTCAGCGCGCTAATCGGGCCGTTCCAGTAGGTGTACATCGACAGGCCGATGATATCGAAAGGCACGTCGCGCTTCGTGATTTCATCAAACCACCAGCGGAAGGTGTCATTTTTGGTGCCTTCGGCCAGATGAAGCATAATTTTTACCTGCTCGCCGTCGGTCAGGTTCTCTTTTAACCCGCCAATCGCGGCGTTAAGCAGCCCGGCCAGGCGGTCAAATTCGCCGCCGCCCTGCCCCCAGCTTTTCCCTTCCGGCCAGAGCAAACCGCCGTTAATTTCGTTGCCTATCTGCACCATGTCCGGCAATACGCCCTCTTTCTTAAAACGGGCAATCGTGTCGCGGGTGTAGTCATGAATGGCCGTTTTCAGCTGCGGGTAGTCCATCTTCTCCCAGGCTTTTGGCTTGAACTGTTTGCCCGGATCGGTCCAGAAATCGCTGTAGTGGAAGTCG is a genomic window containing:
- a CDS encoding winged helix-turn-helix transcriptional regulator, yielding MKRTRLEESTCPVARSLDIVGDWWSLLIVRDALRGIKRFGEFQKSLGIAKNMLTTRLKLLVDEGILTLRPASDGSAWQEYVLTDKGRALQTVLVALSQWGNEFLFADSECGTVLVDTQQRKPLRKLALIADDGRQLSPEEIVPKLPS
- a CDS encoding winged helix-turn-helix transcriptional regulator → MAEMLDVSCEKNSEVYTCPMTQFVNLISGKWAIPILYRLIILNTPVRFGELLRAAAPITQKELTKQLRLFEQRGLVTRTVYPEIPPRVEYQITGLGLTLQGALSPLAAWVSEYGDQLER
- a CDS encoding DedA family protein; this translates as MAWLDNLLNHFALYPAHLFALLFVMALSKSTVLVSSVLPPASVMLLAGITVSQTSMHPALAWLAVVMGATAGSVLNYHIGQLMGHTRLVTRFTSKHADKFLRVQHQLQRNGVLVLFTSRFLAVLRYVVPLAAGMLRLNAAKVYAVSLLSACVWAALYVGIVTGISAF
- a CDS encoding glucose PTS transporter subunit EIIB — its product is MDSQITQRLIPAFGGDDNIEHVEACITRLRVTVKDLNKVDSQALQNEGALGVIIIGQQVHAIFGRQSDTLRKLLDEHFNQ
- a CDS encoding SDR family NAD(P)-dependent oxidoreductase; this translates as MTTQLTTALITGASSGIGAVYADRLAARGVNLVLVARREERLRALAADLRARYGVSVEILVADLTDEAGIRAVEQELRSNSAIDTLINNAGTAQMAPFLAGDVAQHQAINTLNTTALMRLTFAILPRLAQNNRGTLINIASVLALHVRAGSALYSATKAWVLSFTRGLQEEFADSKVRIQAVLPAATATEIWGHSGVTVNDLPEGSVMTTDDMVDASLAGLDQGELITIPPMHDASLWDRYEAARLELFGSARTGIPAPRYVKR
- a CDS encoding LacI family DNA-binding transcriptional regulator, giving the protein MKSKSATLEDVARHAGVSYQTVSRVLNKSANVSDATRSKVEKSIELLRYVPNRLAQQLVGKQSQTVGLVTISLALHAPSQVAAAVKRYANVEGYQVLISMIDENVNHSIQDSINELKSQLVSKVIINVPLEAEAAQKIATDNDDIVCLFLDVDPYSSVFNVSFNPADGTRASVKYLYELGHRDIALLAGPASSVSAQLRLKSWIETLKGYGLEPASIIRGNWDAQSGYSGALQMLRETAQFTAVLVANDQMALGVLSAFHQQQISIPGEKSVIGYDDTYESSFFYPALTTVSLDLDLQGKEAVRRILDSGEENAQRMSSILPARLVVRQSTGPKGEKGKNLQALAQQLREIAHQLGDA
- a CDS encoding glycoside hydrolase family 53 protein, which gives rise to MKRLKPALLAVCLSCGLAASAFAAEAVKTRPFNAMPADFIKGADISTLLEAEQHGAKFYNQNGQQQDAIAILKANGVNTVRLRLWVDPQDASGNTYGGGSNSLENTVALAKRVKAQGLKLLLDFHYSDFWTDPGKQFKPKAWEKMDYPQLKTAIHDYTRDTIARFKKEGVLPDMVQIGNEINGGLLWPEGKSWGQGGGEFDRLAGLLNAAIGGLKENLTDGEQVKIMLHLAEGTKNDTFRWWFDEITKRDVPFDIIGLSMYTYWNGPISALKTNMDDISRRYNKDVIVVEAAYGYTLENCDNAENSFQAKEEKDGGYPGTVQGQYDYIHDLMQSVIDVPDRRGKGIFYWEPTWIAVPGTTWATKTGMKYIHDEWKEGNARENQALFDCQGKVLPSITVFN
- a CDS encoding magnesium transporter encodes the protein MSYAIHNQNLAFNDSAIAQYMNTDFIVLDISLCVALAREQFFEKLKDDDIPSHIFIEDNGRLAGMIAVRKLLQTTDTLQSVKALMISEFIQVKPEDERADVAGVLAHAGADVVPVVTHGKLVGCLTEREIAHLLEDDVTEDAQLQGATLPLEKPYLETSPYSLWKKRSVWLLLLFVAEAYTSSVIQHFEEALESAIALAFFIPLLIGTGGNSGTQITSTLVRAMALGEVHLRDVGRVLRKEMTTSLMIAATLGIAGCIRAWMMGIGLEITLIVSLTLVCITLWSAIVSSVIPMVLKRCRIDPAVVSAPFIATLIDGTGLIIYFKIAQYTLGLE
- a CDS encoding SDR family oxidoreductase, whose protein sequence is MGRLTEKYTLITGGTSGIGLATAQAFIAEGARVAVTGRNPNTLAEAQRILGDKAWAIPTDAGDITSQKALAETLAARWPRLDAVFLNAGDVTHAPLEAWQEDAWNRLMDINLKGPFFLIQALLPLLNNPSSVILCGSVSARIGLPTSSVYAASKAALLSLARTLSAELLPRGIRVNGLSPGPVETPAFTKTGLSDEALKAMMAEVIKLVPLGRMGSTTELAKAALYLASDESSYTVGTELLVDGGMGSL
- a CDS encoding maltoporin; translation: MNTTIRSVSVALAAVLASPSLFAASSVPIDFHGYLRSGVGVSRDGGMEEWQKNKIGRLGNEADTYGELELGSEVYKKNDVSFYLDSMVSMVSDGSNDNETTLDDDAQFGLRQLNLQIKGLIPGDPNAVIWGGKRYYQRHDLHIIDTKYWNISGSGAGIENYTLGPGAVSVAWIRGDANDVDYRVDGDSDVNINYIDLRYAGWKPWAGAWTEVGIDYAMPNPTNKQKEYGGLYEADNGVMVTGEISQDMFGGYNKLVLQYANKGLAQNMVSQGGGWYDMWNYVNDATGYRVINTGLIPITDKFSFNHVLTWGSADDTTQYTDKSRLVSLVGRAQYQFTEYVRLIGEVGGFYQQDTYTDGSKYKQSGEKYTIALGLADGPDFMSRPELRVFASYLNDSEKGQSFEDGTANNTWNFGVQVEAWW
- a CDS encoding beta-galactosidase — protein: MNKFAPLSPKVAALLHGADYNPEQWENYPGIIEKDIAMMQQAKCNVMSVGIFSWAKLEPQEGEYDFAWLDSIIEKLYAAGIHIFLATPSGARPAWMSQKYPQVLRVGRNRVPALHGGRHNHCMSSPVYREKTMKINSLLAARYSHHPAVLGWHISNEYGGECHCSLCQERFRDWLKARYKTLDALNHAWWSTFWSHTYTDWSQIESPAPQGEVSIHGLNLDWRRFNTAQVTDFCRHEVAPLKAANAELPVTTNFMEYFYDYDYWQLAKAIDFISWDSYPMWHKEKDETQLACYTAMYHDMMRSLKGGKPFVLMESTPSTTNWQPTSKLKKPGMHILSSIQAVAHGADSVQYFQWRKSRGSVEKFHGAIIDHVGHLDTRVGREVTRLGEMLARVPDVVGCRTDARVAIIFDQQNRWALDDAEGPRNMGLEYEKTVNEHYRPFWEKGIAVDVIDADGDLSRYALVIAPMLYMVREGFAERAEDFVAAGGHLVTTYWSGVVDETDLCHLGGFPGPLRKLVGIWAEEIDCLGEGERNLVQGLAGNAAGLQGPYQVRHLCELIHTESAQALATYRDDFYAGRPAVTVNRFGKGKAWHVASRNDLPFQRDFFAGIIDELALPRAVEGDFPPGVVATARTDGETAWVFVQNYTAQQQLITLPQGYTDCMTDAAAAGDTVLLAWDCRVLKRKA